A genomic region of Streptosporangium lutulentum contains the following coding sequences:
- the rox gene encoding rifampin monooxygenase, which yields MIDVIIAGGGPTGLMLAGELRLHGVHALVLEKEAEPAGYVRALGLHVRSIEVMDQRGLLERFLAHGRRHPVGGFFAGIEKPSPDRLDTAHPYVLGIPQTITDRLLAERATELGAEIRRGRELVGLSQDDHGVTVELADGTRLRSRYLVGCDGGRSTVRKLLGVGFPGEPTRVETLLGEMEVTEDPATVAAVVAEVRETQKRFGLGPLGDGVYRVVVPAEGVAEDRTAPPSIEEFKQRLRVFAGTDFGAHSPRRLSRFGDATRLAERYRDGRVLLAGDAAHIHPPTGGQGLNLGIQDAFNLGWKLAATVNGWAPEGLLDSYHTERHPVAADVLDNTRAQMELLSTEPGPRSVRRLLSELMRFEDVNRYLTEKITAIGVRYDFGEGHELLGRRMRDVELKRGRLYELMHGGRGLLLDRTGGLSVEGWADRVDHVVDAGGELEVPAMLLRPDGHVAWVGEDQRDLLDRLPRWFGAAAG from the coding sequence ATGATTGACGTGATCATTGCCGGCGGCGGACCGACCGGATTGATGCTGGCCGGTGAGTTGCGGCTGCACGGCGTGCACGCGCTCGTGCTGGAGAAGGAGGCGGAGCCGGCCGGGTATGTCCGCGCGCTCGGCCTGCACGTGCGCAGCATCGAGGTGATGGATCAGCGCGGGCTGCTGGAGCGGTTCCTCGCGCACGGCCGGCGGCACCCGGTCGGCGGTTTCTTCGCCGGCATCGAGAAGCCCTCGCCCGACCGGCTGGACACCGCGCATCCCTACGTCCTCGGCATCCCGCAGACCATCACCGATCGCCTGCTGGCCGAGCGCGCCACCGAACTCGGCGCCGAGATCCGGCGCGGCCGCGAACTGGTCGGGCTGAGCCAGGACGACCACGGGGTGACCGTCGAGCTGGCCGACGGCACGCGGCTGCGCTCGCGCTACCTCGTCGGCTGCGACGGCGGCCGCAGCACGGTGCGCAAGCTGCTCGGCGTCGGCTTCCCCGGTGAGCCCACCAGGGTCGAGACGCTGCTGGGCGAGATGGAGGTGACCGAGGATCCGGCGACGGTCGCCGCCGTCGTCGCGGAGGTCCGCGAGACCCAGAAGCGGTTCGGCCTCGGGCCCCTCGGGGACGGGGTGTACCGCGTCGTCGTGCCCGCCGAGGGGGTGGCCGAGGACCGCACGGCCCCTCCGTCCATCGAGGAGTTCAAGCAGCGGTTGCGGGTGTTCGCCGGCACCGACTTCGGCGCGCACTCACCGCGCCGGCTCTCCCGATTCGGCGACGCTACCCGGCTGGCCGAGCGCTACCGGGACGGGCGGGTGCTGCTGGCCGGCGACGCGGCGCACATCCACCCGCCCACCGGCGGGCAGGGGCTCAACCTCGGTATCCAGGACGCGTTCAACCTCGGCTGGAAACTGGCCGCCACGGTCAACGGCTGGGCACCTGAGGGACTGCTGGACAGCTACCACACCGAACGGCACCCGGTGGCCGCCGACGTGCTGGACAACACCCGCGCGCAGATGGAGCTGCTGTCCACCGAGCCGGGTCCCCGGTCGGTGCGCCGGCTGCTGTCGGAGTTGATGCGCTTCGAGGACGTGAACCGGTACCTGACCGAGAAGATCACTGCGATCGGGGTCCGCTACGACTTCGGCGAGGGGCACGAGTTGCTCGGCCGGCGGATGCGGGACGTGGAGCTGAAGCGGGGTCGCCTCTACGAACTGATGCACGGCGGCCGCGGGCTGCTGCTCGACCGGACCGGCGGGCTCTCGGTGGAGGGCTGGGCGGATCGGGTCGACCACGTCGTCGACGCCGGCGGGGAACTGGAGGTGCCCGCGATGCTGCTGCGGCCGGACGGCCACGTGGCGTGGGTCGGTGAGGACCAGCGGGATCTGCTCGACCGGCTGCCCAGGTGGTTCGGCGCCGCCGCCGGCTGA